TGGTTTAGCACCTGCACCTGAATATACATTCATTATCTATGCATCTCCTGTTGGTAACTACTTCAAGGTATCTTTATATACATATCCTTTCTTTTTAAGCTTTTCTTTAGTGATATAGAACGATTGGTGACTAGGGGTCGTTAGCTCAACTGGAAAGGACTATGGCCATTGCGCTTCAGTTCAAGTGACCGTTGGGACGAAACTAATATTAGATGTTGTAGTTTCGGGCTTAGGGGATTACGAGCTTCtggtatttatttattttttaaaatagaacaATTGGTGAGTTTTTTCTCTACTGGTTTTATAGGAAGGTACCGCTGCTCTTAACCTCTATGTAGAGGAAGAGTATGTCCGTGCAGCTCCTGGTGGAGCTGGAGGAGTCAAGAGCATCACAAACTATGCCCCGGTAAGTATAAAAACCCACTTACTTTCAAAAAGACAACAAGTTTTGATAAGCCATGTGGTGTAGGTTTTGAAAGCACTAAGCAGAGCCAAGAGCCGTGGGTTTTCAGACATTCTTTATCTAGACGCTGTAAAGAAGAAGTATCTTGAGGAGGCTTCTTCTTGCAACGTCTTTGTTGTAAAGGTAAACATATAACATATACTGTGAACTCTATTTTGCTGTATCTTTCCTAATATCACTACTTCAGGGTCGGACAATCTCAACTCCTGCCACTAATGGAACTATCCTAGAGGGGATTACAAGGAAGAGTGTGATGGAGATCGCAAGTGATCAAGGTTACAAGGTAAAAAAAACTCAGAagaaacaacaataataaactCAGATAAGTATCTCACGCTTGGGATATGATCAGGTAGTAGAGAAGGCAGTTCATGTGGATGAAGTAATGGATGCAGATGAAGTTTTCTGCACTGGAACTGCTGTAGGAGTAGCTCCTGTGGGCACTATAACATATCAGGACAAaaggtaacaaaaaaaaaactcacaatGGCTTTAAACAAAGATTTGGCCTGATGTAATAATAATCTTTCTGAAACATTCAGAATAAGGTATGAAACTGGGGATGAATCTGTCTGCCAGAAACTGCGGTCGGTCCTTGTCGGTATTCAGACAGGAACCATTGAAGATACCAAGGGATGGGTTACATGCATCAACTGAGAAACCAGTTCTCAAACCATTACTACAAAGAGAGATTCACTCTGCATTTTATCAAGATGTGTATACACAACAATGAAGAAGACTgtgtaaatgtataataaaattaaatattaatatattgtcATATTCACTTGGATAATGTAAAAACAATGTATTCGGATTccatattttaataaatgcattcttggttgagaaagaaaaaacaacaacTGAGAATCCAAatcattcttgtttttttttaaagaaagaataATAACATGGAAGAACAGATATGATACTCAAGGCCAAAGCCTTCTTCTATACAAACTCTTTCTCTCTTCAAATTTTCCTTTGAACTTATCCTTGTAAGTACTAAAGCTCTGGTTTCAATGGACCTAAGGCAAGAAGAAACTATCAATAAAGACACATAAGGAAGAGACAGAGAGATGGAGAGAAGCAAGTTTGTGTACCATTATTAGGTGAGAAACTAGACATAGTCGATGGATTTGAGACGAACCCCATTTGGTAGAGGCTTTGTAGTTCACTCTCTAGTGTTGTCTACAAGatgagattaaaaaaaagaagaaatgtgTAAGAGAATCTAAATTGGTGACAAAAGCATGATGTGTTGTTTCTGCTGTTGCTTGCCTGAGGTAATGAGTTGTATTGTGGAGCTGTGGTGGTAGAAATGTTCGGTATCGTCCCTTGAAAACGGGCGAAAGGATTCAGACCGAGCGTAGGAGTGTTCCTGTCTCTTGACTGCAGAAGCTGAACGTAGAAAATCTAGCTTTAGTACTAATTCATAACTTGCAAACTATTATTCATTGTGAAGTTTTGGGAGGAGGTTCTGAGCTTCTTACATCTTTAGCAAGAATCCTGTCTATATCAATGTTGAGTTCTGGATTCACGGTCGAGAGTTTCATAGACAAAAACTGGAGAAAATGAAAGCAAGTGTGACACAGAAACATCAGAACCAAAACTCTTAAGCGTTTCAAGAATCGTTAAAGGAAGAGTTTCTTACCTCAACCTGCTGTTGCAATGACTGAACATAGTTGATGATTTCATCAAGCATAACCGCTTTACCAGTGATCTAGAGTCAACCACCAACCACAAAAAGACTCTCAGCTAAAATTTACTCAGGAAATCAAAGGAAGTTAAAACTGCTAAAAGCCACATTTTAACTCCAAGTACCTTGTTACATCCCGGAACAAGCTCTTGAAGCAGTCTCATCCTTTCACTTATCTTTTCTCTTCTAACCTTCAAACACCAAACGTAAAACAGCAAACTTTTCAGAACCAGTGATTAGCAGCAGGAAGACAAATATCAAAAGAGTCATTACCCTTTCTGCAAGACTGTGACTATTAGTAGCTTGACCTCTCCTTGCCCTCATATGAATGTAGTTTTCTTTAGGTGCTTCTTCACTCTGTGAGCTCTCTTTGTTCATCTTCTCTTTACTCTGATCATTTTTCTGTTTCTTCTGACTCTGAGGCTCTTCTTGAAATTCCTCCACAGCTTTCTGCTAATTTAAACAACACTCACTTGTCTCAGCACAAACCACATCAAAAGCTTTtgtctttttttatcaaactttGAACCTATTGCTACCAAACCAAAACTCACCTTGTTCCATTGTGATTCAGCTTCTGGTTGCCTTCTTTTTCTGTTTGAGGAACCACCAAGAACAACATCATCTGAAACCTGATGACCATCTCCAGCTATGACTAATCTTCCAACACTTTCCCCTTTCTTGTCTGAACCAAGAAAgtgaccaccaccaccaccaccacaatcACCAAAAGGAAGAAGACTAGCAGGCATGTCATGATAGCCAGAACCAGAACCGGGTTGGTGGTAATGAGGGAAGCAACTCATCCCTGGATTGTCCATCCCCATTGAAGGGTAGTGAGAGCTAGAGAAGCCACCAACACTGACAGCTGGATCCCAATCTGCAGAAGAGAAGAAAGGATCTGACTTTGCATACAAAGGCATTCCAACTCTTGAGATCCCACTTTGATCATCTCCATGGTTTAACCCCATCTCACCTTCATTGCTCTCTCCACCCATTTCAAAACCCACTTCTAAACAAAGTTTGCTTCTTTGCAAGTTAAGGAAAGAGAACTCTCTTAGGATAAAATGCTTATTCGTTCTCAAGTCAAAGGAAGAAAGTAACTAAAGAGAACAACAATAGACAAAAGAAAGCTGAGAACTTTCAGAGCATAAAGTGGTAATAAGCAATGGATTTAGCTAAGTTACAGCTCACAGGAGCTtaccaaaagtaaaaaaaaggaGATTCGCTTTTAAGAGTGTGAAAGAGAGCAAAAGTCACTGTCTCATCTCATAACCAATCTCTTCAAgcttcaagagagagagagagagagaggaaagaaagactTGACCTTTGAAAGACAAAAACTCAGATGAATGTGAGATCAGAGAAC
The genomic region above belongs to Brassica napus cultivar Da-Ae unplaced genomic scaffold, Da-Ae ScsIHWf_1262;HRSCAF=1800, whole genome shotgun sequence and contains:
- the LOC125596665 gene encoding branched-chain-amino-acid aminotransferase 2, chloroplastic-like is translated as MNKTISSLRKSLVLPLHVHIRTLQSFSKYNAQAASALQEERKKPTYQDDNEYADMDWDNLGFGLTPADYMYVMKCSKDGEFTKGELSRFGNIQLSPSAGVLNYGQAIYEGTKVYRKENGKLLLFRPDHNAVRMQLGAERMLMPSPSVDQFVDAVKQTAFANKRWVPPSGKGSLYIRPLLMGSGPVLGLAPAPEYTFIIYASPVGNYFKEGTAALNLYVEEEYVRAAPGGAGGVKSITNYAPVLKALSRAKSRGFSDILYLDAVKKKYLEEASSCNVFVVKGRTISTPATNGTILEGITRKSVMEIASDQGYKVVEKAVHVDEVMDADEVFCTGTAVGVAPVGTITYQDKRIRYETGDESVCQKLRSVLVGIQTGTIEDTKGWVTCIN
- the LOC125596666 gene encoding transcription factor bHLH74-like isoform X1, with the protein product MGGESNEGEMGLNHGDDQSGISRVGMPLYAKSDPFFSSADWDPAVSVGGFSSSHYPSMGMDNPGMSCFPHYHQPGSGSGYHDMPASLLPFGDCGGGGGGHFLGSDKKGESVGRLVIAGDGHQVSDDVVLGGSSNRKRRQPEAESQWNKQKAVEEFQEEPQSQKKQKNDQSKEKMNKESSQSEEAPKENYIHMRARRGQATNSHSLAERVRREKISERMRLLQELVPGCNKITGKAVMLDEIINYVQSLQQQVEFLSMKLSTVNPELNIDIDRILAKDLLQSRDRNTPTLGLNPFARFQGTIPNISTTTAPQYNSLPQTTLESELQSLYQMGFVSNPSTMSSFSPNNGPLKPEL
- the LOC125596666 gene encoding transcription factor bHLH74-like isoform X2 gives rise to the protein MGGESNEGEMGLNHGDDQSGISRVGMPLYAKSDPFFSSADWDPAVSVGGFSSSHYPSMGMDNPGMSCFPHYHQPGSGSGYHDMPASLLPFGDCGGGGGGHFLGSDKKGESVGRLVIAGDGHQVSDDVVLGGSSNRKRRQPEAESQWNKKAVEEFQEEPQSQKKQKNDQSKEKMNKESSQSEEAPKENYIHMRARRGQATNSHSLAERVRREKISERMRLLQELVPGCNKITGKAVMLDEIINYVQSLQQQVEFLSMKLSTVNPELNIDIDRILAKDLLQSRDRNTPTLGLNPFARFQGTIPNISTTTAPQYNSLPQTTLESELQSLYQMGFVSNPSTMSSFSPNNGPLKPEL